From one Tsukamurella tyrosinosolvens genomic stretch:
- a CDS encoding NADP-dependent oxidoreductase: MAKAVVAQAFGGPEVLAVVERELPAPGPGEVVVEFKAIGVNPIDYKLYSGAFGDDPSTLPQTVGSEGAGVVTAVGPDAVGPRGPIAVGDEVVVYRGDGVYASSAIQSAQAVLPKPESLGWEDAAGLLLTGATAWDAVERIGVAAGDTVLIHGAAGGVGLLAVQLARLRGATVIGTARTANHEYLRGIGAIPVAYDDGLAERVRAVAPDGVTAAIDTVGTDEAADVSLELVADRQRIVTIAGFGRAAQDGFLAIGGPDPDSARIRDEARGPLLDLAGEGKLVNAVAKTFPLADAARAHTELKAAHPIGKFILIP, translated from the coding sequence ATGGCGAAAGCAGTAGTGGCACAGGCGTTCGGAGGGCCCGAGGTCCTCGCGGTGGTCGAGCGGGAGCTGCCGGCCCCCGGGCCCGGTGAGGTCGTGGTCGAATTCAAGGCGATCGGGGTCAACCCCATCGATTACAAGCTCTACAGCGGAGCGTTCGGCGACGATCCGTCGACGCTGCCGCAGACCGTCGGCAGCGAGGGTGCGGGGGTGGTGACCGCGGTCGGTCCCGACGCCGTCGGACCGAGGGGCCCGATCGCCGTCGGCGACGAGGTCGTCGTCTACCGGGGTGACGGTGTTTACGCCTCCTCGGCGATCCAGTCGGCGCAGGCGGTGCTCCCGAAGCCGGAGAGCCTGGGCTGGGAGGACGCCGCCGGGCTGCTGCTCACGGGCGCGACGGCGTGGGACGCCGTGGAGCGCATCGGAGTCGCCGCCGGCGACACCGTGCTCATCCACGGCGCAGCCGGCGGGGTCGGGCTGCTGGCGGTGCAGCTCGCGCGGCTCCGCGGCGCCACCGTGATCGGCACTGCACGGACCGCGAACCACGAGTACCTGCGCGGGATCGGCGCGATCCCCGTCGCGTACGACGACGGGCTCGCCGAGCGGGTCCGCGCCGTCGCGCCGGACGGGGTGACCGCCGCCATCGACACCGTGGGCACCGACGAGGCCGCCGACGTCTCGCTCGAGCTGGTGGCGGATCGGCAGAGGATCGTGACGATCGCGGGATTCGGTCGCGCCGCCCAGGACGGATTCCTCGCGATCGGTGGGCCCGACCCTGACAGCGCCCGCATCCGCGACGAGGCCCGCGGCCCGTTGCTGGATCTCGCGGGTGAGGGGAAGCTGGTGAATGCGGTCGCGAAGACGTTCCCGCTCGCCGACGCTGCGCGCGCTCACACCGAACTGAAGGCCGCCCATCCGATCGGGAAGTTCATCCTGATCCCTTAG
- a CDS encoding DUF7373 family lipoprotein produces the protein MLLMLVTACSAAIPGNPSASTAGTSINPGSYNTAPRPVLPPNDAQRLVLAANYLGERILSAPDVDPSLTRSAGYLGPLMSADNAAPISNSAPILRRNGYRYGYKSVRQTGDYSEMMSTQLFQTDTPDHAKSLADDLRTADSGVRVGDSADRRVPITDTTIPGAGSRSLVAISSVGSTVAYITAFARTTGRAQELVGKAIDLQVDRLGGYHAPEGELATMLTADRDQIVSYTVQNQTPSEYGFYAEYGYRSARIQALDEPDTVAASSTFDRTGVDLVGMGINTVYRARTTSDADALRDFLAGQVRLNGALIRKRFSVDQVPGSVCHVYRLGETASAILMTTCFVSRGRYVSAVEAPQTDQAHQITAAAYLILGEAR, from the coding sequence ATGCTCCTGATGCTGGTGACCGCGTGCTCCGCAGCAATCCCTGGGAACCCCTCGGCGTCGACCGCAGGCACATCCATCAACCCCGGTTCGTACAACACCGCACCGCGTCCCGTGCTGCCACCGAATGACGCGCAACGCCTCGTACTCGCCGCGAACTATCTAGGTGAGAGGATTCTGTCAGCCCCCGACGTGGATCCGAGCCTCACCCGGTCTGCTGGATACCTCGGGCCGCTCATGTCCGCCGACAACGCGGCCCCCATCTCGAACAGCGCGCCGATCCTCCGCCGGAACGGATACCGGTACGGCTACAAGTCGGTTCGCCAGACCGGCGACTACAGCGAAATGATGTCGACGCAACTCTTCCAGACCGATACACCGGATCATGCGAAGTCTCTCGCCGACGACCTGAGGACCGCCGACAGCGGCGTCCGAGTCGGCGACTCGGCGGACCGCCGGGTTCCGATCACCGATACGACAATCCCGGGAGCGGGGAGTCGGTCGCTGGTGGCGATCTCATCTGTAGGTTCGACCGTCGCGTACATCACCGCCTTTGCGCGCACGACCGGGCGGGCCCAGGAGCTCGTGGGCAAGGCCATCGACCTGCAGGTGGACCGTCTAGGCGGGTACCACGCACCTGAAGGTGAACTCGCGACGATGTTGACCGCGGACCGCGATCAGATCGTGTCGTACACGGTCCAGAATCAGACTCCGAGCGAATACGGCTTCTACGCCGAGTACGGATATCGCAGCGCCCGCATCCAGGCCCTCGACGAACCCGACACCGTCGCCGCGAGCAGCACGTTCGACCGAACCGGCGTCGACCTCGTCGGGATGGGAATCAACACCGTCTACCGAGCGCGAACGACATCCGACGCCGACGCGCTCAGAGACTTCCTCGCCGGCCAGGTTCGACTGAATGGTGCCCTGATCCGGAAGCGATTCTCGGTAGATCAGGTACCCGGGTCGGTCTGTCATGTGTACCGCCTGGGCGAAACCGCATCAGCGATCCTGATGACGACCTGCTTCGTATCTCGCGGCCGCTACGTCTCCGCAGTGGAGGCTCCGCAAACCGACCAGGCTCACCAGATCACTGCAGCGGCGTATCTCATTCTCGGAGAAGCCCGCTGA
- a CDS encoding enterochelin esterase domain-containing protein: protein MTVHPAPSPDALRHCIVHEVEPLAVATVATLQSLGRPLLTDDPDDPTRVRALFTWRPAPGDPAGGAYLWVNRLTDKRHVARGMMRRRAASDLWFVELAVPRDVLATYRMLPLHAAGDAGTEEIPPPRELLRRARIDPHNAAALANSPFGSVLAGPDAPRIDVWTASPATTSTALDRTVDLAPAPLRYRLSVPSGAGAMDLVIAFDADVWLDRFRLPDVLAAAGRRCAVLGIDSPADPSERLRFLGAHDALFPAITEDALPAARMVTGPLGRVTIAGQSLGGLAALAFAARNPDLVDEVLAYSPSVWWRPGLTGLPSDVTERHGWIHDVVRGCPPGGFSIRLASGAFEEELTPGVRDLAASARAAGHDVEHTVYSGGHDEVQWATLLLTASLPEWLQPKSK from the coding sequence ATGACGGTCCACCCGGCGCCGTCGCCGGATGCGTTGCGGCACTGCATCGTCCACGAGGTCGAGCCACTCGCCGTGGCGACCGTGGCCACGCTGCAGTCTCTCGGCAGACCGCTCCTCACCGACGACCCCGACGACCCGACGCGGGTACGGGCGCTCTTCACGTGGCGCCCCGCTCCCGGGGACCCCGCCGGGGGCGCATACCTCTGGGTGAACCGCCTCACCGACAAGCGGCACGTGGCCCGCGGAATGATGCGGCGCCGGGCCGCGAGCGACCTGTGGTTCGTCGAGCTCGCCGTACCGCGCGACGTGCTGGCCACCTACCGCATGCTCCCGTTGCACGCCGCGGGCGATGCAGGGACCGAGGAGATCCCGCCCCCGCGCGAACTGCTCCGCCGCGCACGGATCGACCCGCACAACGCTGCCGCGCTGGCGAACTCGCCCTTCGGATCGGTCCTCGCCGGACCCGACGCACCCCGGATCGACGTCTGGACCGCATCGCCGGCCACGACGTCGACGGCGCTCGACCGCACCGTCGATCTGGCACCTGCGCCCCTCCGGTACCGGCTGTCCGTGCCGTCCGGCGCGGGCGCGATGGACCTGGTCATCGCCTTCGACGCCGACGTGTGGCTCGACCGGTTCCGCCTGCCCGACGTCCTCGCCGCCGCGGGCCGACGGTGCGCCGTGCTCGGCATCGACTCGCCCGCCGATCCCAGTGAGCGCCTCCGGTTTCTCGGTGCCCACGATGCCCTGTTCCCGGCGATCACCGAGGATGCGCTCCCTGCCGCTCGGATGGTGACGGGCCCCCTTGGCCGGGTGACCATCGCCGGTCAGAGCCTGGGCGGCCTCGCGGCACTCGCGTTCGCGGCGCGGAACCCCGATCTCGTCGACGAGGTTCTCGCCTACTCCCCCTCCGTGTGGTGGCGGCCCGGCCTCACCGGGCTGCCCTCCGACGTCACGGAACGGCATGGCTGGATCCACGATGTGGTCCGCGGGTGCCCGCCCGGCGGGTTCTCGATCCGCCTTGCCTCCGGGGCTTTCGAGGAGGAACTCACGCCGGGCGTGCGCGATCTGGCCGCCTCGGCGCGCGCCGCGGGTCACGACGTCGAGCACACCGTCTACTCCGGCGGCCACGATGAGGTTCAGTGGGCGACACTTCTCCTCACGGCCTCATTGCCTGAATGGCTCCAACCGAAGAGCAAGTGA
- the hisH gene encoding imidazole glycerol phosphate synthase subunit HisH, with the protein MKTVAILDYGSGNIRSAHRAMERAGAEVTVTSDAKTALAADGLLVPGVGAYEACMAGLKAVQGDRIIGERLAGGRPVMGICVGMQILFEKGIEFGVETEGCGEWPGTVERLQAEVVPHMGWNTVEAAEGSKLFAGTDADTRFYFVHSYAAQKWELDIADHIRAPKVTWADHGGRFVAAVENGPLWATQFHPEKSGDAGAVLLKNWVGTL; encoded by the coding sequence ATGAAGACGGTGGCGATCCTCGACTACGGCTCCGGCAACATCCGGTCCGCGCATCGCGCGATGGAGCGGGCCGGCGCCGAGGTCACGGTGACCTCGGACGCGAAGACCGCGCTCGCCGCCGACGGCCTCCTCGTCCCCGGCGTCGGCGCCTACGAGGCGTGCATGGCCGGGCTCAAGGCGGTGCAGGGCGACCGCATCATCGGCGAGCGGCTCGCCGGCGGCCGACCCGTGATGGGCATCTGCGTGGGCATGCAGATCCTCTTCGAGAAGGGGATCGAGTTCGGCGTCGAGACCGAGGGCTGCGGCGAGTGGCCCGGCACCGTCGAACGGCTGCAGGCCGAGGTCGTTCCGCACATGGGCTGGAACACCGTCGAGGCCGCCGAGGGCTCGAAGCTCTTCGCCGGCACCGATGCCGACACCCGCTTCTACTTCGTGCACTCCTACGCCGCGCAGAAGTGGGAGCTCGACATCGCCGACCACATCCGCGCGCCGAAGGTCACCTGGGCCGATCACGGCGGCCGGTTCGTGGCCGCGGTCGAGAACGGACCGCTGTGGGCCACGCAGTTCCACCCCGAGAAGAGCGGCGACGCCGGCGCGGTGCTCCTGAAGAACTGGGTGGGCACGCTGTGA